One Drosophila willistoni isolate 14030-0811.24 chromosome 2R unlocalized genomic scaffold, UCI_dwil_1.1 Seg167, whole genome shotgun sequence DNA segment encodes these proteins:
- the LOC6641894 gene encoding ras-related protein Rab-5B has translation MATTPRSGGAAGSGAAQRPNGTSQNKSCQFKLVLLGESAVGKSSLVLRFVKGQFHEYQESTIGAAFLTQTICIEDTVVKFEIWDTAGQERYHSLAPMYYRGAQAAIVVYDIQNQDSFQRAKTWVKELHKQASPNIVIALAGNKADLSNIRVVEFDEAKQYAEENGLLFMETSAKTGMNVNDIFLAIAKKLPKNDGANNQGTSIRPNGNETNRPTNNCCK, from the exons atGGCAACAACACCACGCAGTGGAGGTGCCGCCGGTTCTGGTGCGGCACAACGCCCAAATGGTACATCTCAAAATAAAAGTTGCCAATTCAAATTGGTGCTCCTGGGCGAATCGGCCGTGGGTAAATCATCATTAGTGCTACGTTTTGTCAAGGGGCAATTCCATGAATATCAAGAGAGCACGATAGGTGCGGCCTTTTTAACACAAACCATTTGCATAGAGGATACGGTGGTCAAGTTTGAGATCTGGGATACAGCCGGTCAAGAGCG GTACCACAGCTTAGCTCCCATGTATTATCGAGGAGCCCAGGCGGCCATCGTTGTCTATGATATACAGAATCAGGACAGTTTTCAACGTGCAAAAACCTGGGTCAAGGAACTGCATAAACAA gcCTCACCAAACATTGTTATTGCTTTGGCTGGCAATAAAGCAGATTTATCTAACATTCGTGTGGTTGAGTTTGATGAAGCGAAGCAATATGCTGAGGAGAATGGTTTACTTTTCATGGAAACCTCTGCGAAGACGGGCATGAACGTCAATGATATCTTTTTGGCCATAG CCAAGAAACTACCTAAAAACGATGGCGCCAACAATCAGGGAACCAGCATAAGGCCGAATGGAAATGAAACAAATCGACCGACAAACAACTGCTGCAAGTGA
- the LOC6641895 gene encoding uncharacterized protein LOC6641895 yields the protein MFSPFKKIFTYIQKNASSSNMFGQTSIATTTSTAPATSRLNADEEGGRLEEQLQQEPQIEDEEEEEDDIERQIKTSIIDASKVKSLPIQLDDELADFAHDPVEQQQQQQQLHLEDDQLEEEFLELDDFPNNEIIVIDTDLNSSLASDNVSEDPLAIDTILDSSSVTTNDEVDTSSDILWLKINHQETTTNAANAHQTETSRQTDELRGNTGEPPKPTKTKEEELRSSDGGSDSGLGSETSIIKETTTTTTTTSSSTNSPIKPIRSNLKRRLEVEDGIDLAIPDIASGSSSTQATPQAQKRPKRCINFDNVKVYYFPRQQGFSCVPTAGGCTLGMGARHIAFKTMTLAEHAAELRRAHRNQNQDLQTRGSSTDDSEESEEDYLSESSSSDPDDGSNGFLQPVTPKQRRALLKAAGVRKIDASEKSDCRDIRNSREVCGCSCREFCDPETCACSQAGIKCQVDRAMFPCGCSREACGNTVGRVEFNPTRVRTHYIHTVMRLDLEQRQGVQQQQLQQQSNSYTNGGASGATQSAATSPHCYFMQTQSNYSSGYASPAYTPDSSVSYYQQQQQQQQQQQIVAVNLPGNSAIQQQTQYSGYTQLDSLDSDLFGSNSNGTPAYGELYQSLSYGNAQITSYQTVSYQHTSSPAVAAATAGAVAVNSPAGTPSAFRSCSVPSAPPFGNATTTASSTNSQYQTTASMTAASTTTNGNGCSPRLGGNSVASVAAAAASASSPAEFISLNSPIASSSRLSQINDLLQHNRNTTAALVAVSEGYGGVRISSISSSSSSSAAATNIDSIETPPIVEDAQHRSCMTFEELPPPLINPTPIVTVVETKLPEISAVSSLSANIQGPQPRQPLDVQSLTETT from the exons ATGTTTAGTCCATTCAAAAAGATATTCAcgtatatacaaaaaaatgcCAGCAGCTCGAATATGTTTGGCCAAACATCAATAGCAACCACAACAAGCACAGCACCAGCGACCAGTAGATTAAATGCCGACGAGGAAGGCGGGAGACTGGAGGAGCAACTACAGCAAGAGCCACAAATcgaagacgaagaagaagaggaagaTGATATTGAGAGACAAATCAAGACATCGATAATCGATGCAAGTAAAGTGAAATCATTGCCCATACAATTAGATGATGAATTGGCTGATTTTGCTCATGATCCTGtcgagcaacaacaacaacagcagcaactgcACCTTGAGGATGATCAATTGGAAGAGGAATTCCTGGAGCTCGATGATTTTCCCAACAATGAGATTATTGTCATCGATACGGATCTCAATTCATCTCTAGCTTCGGATAATGTATCCGAAGATCCTTTGGCCATTGATACCATATTGGATTCATCATCGGTGACCACCAATGATGAAGTGGACACAAGTAGTGATATATTAtggttaaaaataaatcatcaggaaacaacaacaaatgcggCAAATGCCCATCAAACGGAGACAAGTAGACAAACAGATGAGCTGAGGGGAAATACGGGGGAACCTCCAAAGCCGACCAAGACCAAAGAGGAGGAGCTACGAAGCAGCGATGGTGGCTCAGATTCAGGCTTGGGCAGTGAAACTTCTATTATTAAAgagacgacaacgacgacgacgacgacctcATCATCCACCAATAGCCCAATAAAGCCTATACGATCCAATCTAAAACGACGTCTAGAGGTTGAAGATGGCATCGATTTGGCTATACCAGATATAGCCAGTGGCAGCTCATCCACACAAGCTACACCTCAAGCTCAAAAGCGTCCCAAACGTTGCATCAATTTCGATAATGTCAAAGTCTATTACTTTCCACGTCAGCAGGGTTTCAGTTGTGTGCCCACTGCCGGGGGCTGCACCCTCGGAATGGGTGCCAGGCATATTGCCTTCAAGACAATGACATTGGCGGAACATGCAGCCGAGCTAAGACGAGCACATCGTAATCAAAATCAAGACCTGCAAACTCGAGGCTCCAGCACAGATGATAGCGAAGAATCCGAGGAGGATTATCTAAGCGAGAGTAGCAGCTCAGATCCGGATGATGGTTCCAATGGCTTCCTGCAACCGGTGACCCCCAAGCAAAGGCGAGCCCTGCTCAAGGCGGCGGGAGTACGAAAAATCGATGCTAGCGAGAAAAGTGATTGTCGTGATATTCGAAATTCACGTGAGGTTTGCGGCTGTTCGTGTCGAGAATTCTGCGATCCCGAGACCTGTGCCTGCAGCCAGGCGGGCATCAAATGTCAAGTGGATCGTGCCATGTTCCCATGTGGTTGTTCGCGAGAGGCTTGTGGCAATACTGTCGGTCGTGTTGAGTTCAATCCGACGCGAGTGCGTACCCATTATATACACACAGTGATGCGTTTGGACTTGGAGCAACGGCAAGGGgtccagcaacagcagctgcagcaacaATCCAACAGCTATACAAATGGTGGTGCTAGTGGAGCAACGCAATCTGCCGCAACTTCGCCTCATTGTTATTTCATGCAGACGCAATCGAATTATAGTTCAGGTTATGCCTCGCCAGCTTATACGCCGGATAGCAGTGTTAGCTActatcagcaacaacaacaacagcagcagcagcaacaaattgtTGCTGTCAACTTGCCTGGAAATTCAGCTATCCAACAACAGACTCAATACTCTGGTTACACTCAATTGGATAGTCTCGATTCCGATTTGTTTGGCAGTAATAGCAATGGTACTCCCGCCTATGGAGAACTCTATCAATCACTGAGCTATGGCAATGCTCAG atTACTTCCTACCAAACTGTCTCCTATCAGCATACATCATCACCCGCCGTCGCCGCTGCCACAGCTGGAGCTGTTGCAGTCAACTCTCCTGCTGGCACGCCCAGTGCTTTTAGATCTTGTTCCGTGCCGTCGGCTCCACCGTTTGGTAATGCCACCACAACAGCCTCATCCACCAATTCCCAATATCAGACCACCGCCTCAATGACAGCTGCGTCAACAACAACCAATGGCAATGGTTGCTCACCTCGTCTTGGTGGCAATTCTGTGGCCTCCgtagcagcagcggcagcatcCGCATCCTCGCCAGCCGAATTCATAAGCCTCAATTCACCCATTGCAAGTTCGTCGCGTCTGTCGCAAATAAATGATTTACTGCAGCATAATCGTAATACAACAGCTGCCCTGGTGGCCGTCTCAGAGGGTTATGGTGGAGTTAGAATAAGCTcgatatcatcatcatcatcatcatcggcgGCAGCCACCAATATTGATTCCATTGAAACGCCACCCATTGTTGAGGATGCACAACATCGAAGTTGTATGACCTTTGAAGAGCTGCCGCCACCTTTGATCAATCCCACGCCCATAGTGACTGTGGTAGAGACAAAATTGCCAGAAATATCAGCAGTATCCTCCCTATCAGCAAACATACAAGGACCACAACCACGTCAGCCGCTGGATGTGCAATCTCTGACAGAAACCACTTAG
- the LOC6641896 gene encoding trans-1,2-dihydrobenzene-1,2-diol dehydrogenase: MMQSQTSDTLNWGIAAAGRITQDFVTALATIENSHHTVLAVADVDGARAQEFAQRNQIPRHYDGFDMLALDRDVNVVYVGTLNPFHYAVVHLLLSRGKHVLCETPICLRYDQAMELYSLAEQRGVFLMEGMWSRCFPSYDRLHELLLSDAIGEVNLVKIQHGFRLTNVERVCTRALGGSVILDMGIYALQLGQFVFGTPPLKIIPSGTQLNGDRVDMQTEFILDYGDNRRLVALITGLEHLENDAVIVGTKGEIKLSNYWCCTQLIRSNGSSPETWPLPKAKFDFHYTNSCGLRYEAEEVRKCIEKRLIETPKFTHAASLELIAISEKLRRHIGVTFDI, translated from the exons ATGATGCAAAGCCAGACATCAGATACCTTAAACTGGGGCATAGCGGCAGCGGGCAGAATAACTCAAGATTTTGTCACTGCCCTGGCCACAATCGAGAATTCGCATCACACTGTGCTGGCTGTGGCAGATGTAGATGGTGCCAGAGCTCAGGAGTTTGCTCAAAGGAATCAAATACCCAGACATTATGATGGTTTTGATATGTTGGCTCTCGATCGGGATGTAAATGTGGTATATGTAGGCACATTGAATCCCTTTCATTATGCCGTGGTGCACTTACTCTTGTCCAGGGGCAAGCATGTCTTATGTGAGACGCCAATCTGTTTGAGATACGACCAAGCTATGGAGCTATATAGTTTGGCCGAGCAGCGTGGAGTCTTCCTAATGGAGG GCATGTGGTCCCGCTGTTTTCCCAGCTATGATCGTCTACATGAACTTCTATTAAGTGATGCCATTGGCGAGGTAAATCTAGTCAAAATTCAACATGGTTTTCGCCTAACCAATGTGGAGAGAGTTTGTACCCGTGCTCTAGGTGGTTCGGTTATACTCGATATGGGAATCTATGCCCTACAATTGGGGCAATTTGTCTTTGGAACGCCACCATTGAAAATTATTCCAAGTGGCACACAATTAAACGGAGATCGTGTCGATATGCAAACGGAATTCATTTTGGATTATGGTGACAATCGTCGTCTGGTGGCCTTAATCACTGGACTAGAGCATCTGGAGAATGATGCCGTCATTGTTGGCACCAAAGGCGAGATTAAG CTCTCGAATTATTGGTGCTGCACTCAATTGATACGTTCCAATGGTTCCTCGCCAGAAACTTGGCCACTGCCCAAGGCGAAATTTGATTTCCATTATACCAACTCGTGTGGTCTCCGCTATGAGGCCGAAGAAGTACGAAAATGCATAGAGAAACGTTTGATAGAGACTCCAAAGTTCACACATGCCGCCAGTTTGGAATTAATCGCCATAAGTGAGAAGTTACGACGACATATTGGAGTTACttttgatatttaa
- the LOC6641897 gene encoding trans-1,2-dihydrobenzene-1,2-diol dehydrogenase → MSKLIRWGIASAGKISEDFVIALSTLPSTDHKVQAIAARSLDRAQEFAKKHEIPSAYGSYDELANAKDVDVVYIGTLNPQHYEVCLLMLNKGKHVLCEKPLAMNKKQVEGILAAAKANKRFFMEAVWSRFFPSYAHVRDLISSGKLGTVQDVEVNFGFPLLQVDRLQKRELGGGVVYDLGIYTIQVSQWAFQEKPEKIESHGTLNAEGIDDDVSATLTYSGGRQSRMRFSSKEKLSNTAVIKGTKGQVTLIDFWTPNKLIDIDGKEKEWLPPKGKYQTNYANSEAMRYEAEAVRQSILAGEVENKNVSYADSLLFAEIEDTIRKQIGVLNKYDE, encoded by the exons ATGTCGAAATTAATCCGTTGGGGCATTGCATCGGCTGGCAAGATCAGCGAGGATTTTGTGATTGCCTTGAGCACTCTGCCGTCCACTGATCATAAGGTTCAAGCAATTGCTGCTCGCTCCTTGGACCGTGCCCAGGAGTTTGCTAAGAAGCATGAGATTCCAAGTGCTTATGGTAGCTACGATGAGCTGGCCAATGCCAAGGATGTGG ATGTGGTCTACATTGGCACACTGAATCCCCAGCATTATGAGGTTTGCCTGCTAATGTTGAACAAGGGCAAACATGTGCTCTGCGAGAAGCCTCTGGCCATGAACAAGAAGCAGGTGGAAGGCATTCTGGCTGCCGCCAAGGCAAACAAACGCTTCTTCATGGAGGCCGTGTGGTCGCGTTTCTTCCCCAGCTATGCTCATGTGCGTGATCTAATTTCCAGCGGCAAGCTTGGCACAGTTCAGGATGTAGAAGTTAACTTTGGCTTCCCTTTGCTTCAAGTTGATCGTTTACA gAAACGCGAACTGGGCGGTGGCGTTGTCTACGATCTGGGCATCTATACCATTCAGGTGTCACAGTGGGCCTTCCAGGAGAAACCTGAAAAGATTGAGTCCCATGGTACATTGAATGCTGAGGgcattgatgatgatgtatCAGCCACATTGACCTACAGCGGCGGCAGACAATCTCGCATGCGTTTCTCCTCCAAGGAGAAGCTGTCCAACACTGCTGTCATCAAGGGCACAAAAGGTCAAGTTACG CTTATTGATTTCTGGACACCTAACAAATTGATCGATATCGATGGCAAGGAAAAGGAATGGCTACCACCCAAGGgaaaatatcaaacaaattATGCCAATTCCGAGGCTATGCGATATGAGGCCGAGGCAGTGCGTCAATCCATACTCGCCGGCGAGGTGGAGAACAAGAATGTCAGCTATGCTGATAGTTTGTTGTTTGCCGAAATTGAGGATACTATTCGCAAACAAATCGGTGTTCTCAATAAATATGATGAATAG